Below is a genomic region from Pleuronectes platessa chromosome 2, fPlePla1.1, whole genome shotgun sequence.
AGCTGGTATCGGCGCTCACGGTGCTTACGGTGCACCGTGAGAATGGGCATGTcggtgttttgttattttagtaTCGAAAGGTATCGGTTCTCGTGACATCtctacttacctgactaaggtAAGTGGAGAGAAATAAGCATAATAAATGCTTAGTTACTATTCGTTTATCTGTATTTTTAGCCTTTTGTAGTAAATAGTCCACGTATCTGTATTTTCAGTGTATCAAACTGTAGGATTATCAGCTTAGGAGCACCACCAGAGGTCCTTGGATGGCCTGTGCACTACAGCGTAGGGTTAGTTTAGCACGATAATTTCCAGGGCCTTTAGGGTTAGGAAACAATAAGAAACAATAGAAACCATAAGAAACAAAAACTTTTCCTAAATAAAAAGCTGGTTCGGCTGAGGAGATATGTGAGAGTGGAGAGCATTGAAGGCGTGCGCCGACCAGTGCATCGCCTTTAGCTCCCCATTTCAACTGCCCAGTCGTCGGttgaagcagggggagtcatcgaaaTAATTAAACAATCCTTACTGTATTTCTcctgttttaattaatttattaattatctcttcttttttaaatgtataatttgtAGTTTTAACACTGTATGTTGACAgtctaaaataaagtttattgtaaaaaaaaagggttagggttagggtcagtcCTGCAGAATTCTGGctggaagtgtgtttgtgtgtgcgtgtgtgtgtgtgtgtgtgtgtgtgggacaaagGTCACTCTGGATTTAATCATGTGAGTTCTCTACAGCCAGGCTTTGAGGAGAGTGTGAGACACATGGAGGTGGAAACCAAAGAGATGATCTCATCCATAAACTCACTCTTGATAgcatctgacctttgaccttcactgGATCAGCTGCAGAAACTGTCCATCGTCCTCAGTGTctctgagctgttttcagactccTGCACTTGGAATGAATCCAAACTCACTGGATCTGCTGAGGAAGTTTAATGATCGATGCGTGAGATCAAACTCTGCAAATGGTGAATAAGAAGTCATTGATCTTTCATCGCAGTCGAGTGGAAATCTGAACATCAGGAGAAAACTGGAATGACAGGCAATGAGAAATGTGTCGTTTTAGCACTTTTATTAGAACTTGAGTGTTTCTGTGATCGtccctgaaaagacagagactgaACTTGAACACAGAGGTTTGTGGAGTTTCAGGAGGAAACTGCCTCAGTTCTTCTCTCACAGGAGTTTCACTTTGTCTCCATAAGCTTTGAATGAAGACAAAAGAACAGActggatttattctttatttcaactttaGCTTCTTCACACATTAGATTTGTATTgctttatacatatataagagatttaaatgtatatagaCATGTATAAGAAACACATGTGATGTGAGCTGCAGAACAAACCCTCAGAGTCACTcgagaaagaaagaacagaaaccTACGCAGCAGCAGATCAATATGCCCGTTcactaaatatgtaaatacaatgAGGACGAGTGGATTCACACTTTACAGAGATGAGCtgtgataaaaacaaaccagGTTCCACATTTACAATGTGACCAAACATCCCATAACATTGATGCTCTGTAAATCCAACCAGAGTGAAGTTGACCTGTTGGACATGTTGACGCTCTGAGTTAATTGATGGTTTCATCAGTAAAGTCTGTTCAGTGAGTTCatggacacacactcagtttGTTTCACCTTCATGTCACATGTGGAAAAGAACAGAACAAACAATCATTTCATTGATGAGgatcaggatcaacacaggttctaaaacatcacacaacctgatttctactttgatttagaaaacaacagcaacattagttctttcaaacacattaatgtcagtgtaattatagatttctgtctttacaaagtgagaaatgaatatgtgtgataaaggaaggtcagtgtttgattgacagctgatctctgtgcggagcagaaacgCCACCACGaagaactttgatcaacaaacatggagacaagagaagttaaagattaacacacagaatctaaatcacttcttttaatgactcgagtctatttgagtttacagaactcagctgtgtcTCTAGGATAATAAACCCCAACTCCAGCATAGAgcggctgagtgaatgtggtctggactctgtggaggagagtcatggtgtcagagactctgtagaaggacagaacacctgcactgtgatccaggtacactcctactctggaggacagacgacctgacactggagtgtCGATGTTGTTGTGACAAAAGATATAACCGTAACTATCACAATataatgaccaagatttatcattgtaTCCAAATCCACATTCATCTGATTTCCCTGCTCTGCTGATGTTattgtatgtgactgctacagcaactcctcctctcacctccacctccacctccacctcccagtaacaacgtccagtcagactctctctactcaggacctgacgCCAAACAttgaatctgtctgggtgatcagaATAAGACTGTATTTTTCTCATACGTGTTACTTTTCTATTttcctcagataataacagacgtCTGTGtactgtgtttggatccagtgtgatgtcctgtgaatatcttaagaagtcagctctggtctctggctctggtttaggcagtaaaacatccatttgagacacaatctgtaaaatctctgtctctgtctcactcagaatgtcctgtagtcgacctctgacctgggacacagctgctgtcacgtcctcaaagtacctcagaggacggatcctgatgctggatgagtgtgtagatccactgagtggtgacagtgaggggtagttgtgtagaaactggttgtgatcctctgtgtctgagagctgcttcagttcctggtctttcctcttcagctcagtgatctcctgctccagtctctcctgaagctctctgactcgactcacttcagtttcctgctgggatctgatctgctgcttcacatcagagcttcttttctccagcagacggatcatctcagtgaagatctcctcactgtcctccactgctttatcagcagagccattgagggcctcctcctcctgttgaagcagcttcacgtctttctctgtgtcctggactctctgctggatggtttgtctcctcagcccgagctctctctcagcaggagcagcttggagtccagtcttcttcagctcctccactaaatcagctaacatggtgtttttctccaggacagggctcggtgtgaaggtctgtctacactgaggacagctgtagcttcctctctcctccccattgTCCCAGTTGTCAATACAGCTCTTACAgaagctgtgtccacagccagtagtcacaggatccttcagtagatccacacagatcaaacaggagaatctttctctgtccagttgATTTTCTTGCTGctccatttcagctgctgccagagactgaagaacagatTCTCTTTCTCTGAATAGAAACCGAGTCTCTGCTCCTTCCTGTCTTGTTCATTTCCTTTTTCTACCACATTTACCACGCTATAGAAAAGAGCAACAGTATTGTCTTACCTCTCCTCTGCAGTTTTGCCACACTGTCTGAGAGCAACTTGAGCTGTTTGTGATTTAATCAATGCGATATATTCTTGTTTATGAAAGTTTATTAGATAGTTTGTTACGTCTCAGGTTTAAAATAACAGTGTCTAGCCACTAGACAGTGTTATTTTGATGTGATACCGTGAGTCAGGGGAGTAGGACCAGGATTTAGGAAGAGGGCttgtcttttgtttattttatgttttggcGTCACCCTCCGACCCTAACCCTTTGTGTAACTTGTTTGTTCTTTGATTCCTTTGTTAATGCAAATCATTTGGGGCATTTTTTCTATATAAGGCTGCTTTGCCAGATTCTACCGGTGCTGTGTTATTTCCCTTCCTCCGAGCTCTAATCTGGGTTGTAACAGTTGTCCTCTAACACCCACAGGTGGATTAATACATATTGATTTATCTTCAGTTCAGGATCTgtgtgggtggaggtggagcacGTGGAACATGGTGACCAGCAAACACTCAGACCCACTGTAGCTGGATGTTTCCTAACACTCCCAGTTTATTGCTATGATACGCTCCAACATTAAAGCCAGGCTGTACGGAGATTATTCTATCATACATGAATCCAAAAGAGGCCACGAGCACCTGAACCGTGACTCGTGAGTTTGGAGAAGGTCCTGCCCTGCCCATGCTTTACAGATTACTGGAGGTGAACCCTAACCCATACAAATTAAACTTGGAAGCCCATTTAGACCAATTCTTAGGAGAGGGCTCCCAAAATTAAACAAATCCCCTTTGATGCTTTACAACAGTTATAAGATTTCAACAACTCAAAATACTTGATTTACTTAATTTAATGCTCAAAGTGTAATATGAAGTATGTTGGAGAAAGAGACTGGCCCAACATAAATATAACACCAGACACAGATATAGAATGAACAACCCTTTTAGTACAACTTTTTATTTGGCATAAAGTCGACTCAGTCAGGATCACAGTACTACGAGCTGGATCCTCATGTCAGATATTCTCGAAAAagatgtgatggaaatctggagatacaagaggctggaaacaacaaagttatctacgtgtatttaataaggggctttctgcagaaaggatcaacacagggagaccacaaggatctcagagtgaggatgaagaacagtcaaaaacacagatcttatataggaggatttagggctgtccttctgaaccaatccaggaaggatacatgggggggggggggaggagaggaatctaaacattagcagctgattcacatgtgtttccttaggtgataagaagacatccactccttcctttgatgggtaacaAATGGTCCcaacgtatttcaacactaacagtcccgaccataaaacagctcaagtcttaaacatttggtgtatgtaaatacaactcataaaagtctcttacaaggctgcagaaacttactatccaaatacaaaatagtttgttaagcatatttagttaatttttctactacatttccctcctttttgtcatttattgacaacttatgagaatgaaaaaatcaaatgcatcaattcaccatcatcatccctGTAGTGTCAAGCAAACTGCATTTGTCGCGAACGGTATGCGTCTTTAAAAGGGAGGAAGGAATGATAAGAGCAgattacacaaccacacagtaaCATCACATTCTTTATCACTATCAAAGGGTTCTGGGGAGGAAACCACTCAGGGAGGGGAAACACACCTTATCTTGTCGTCACTGTAGATCTAATTCTAATCATCTGGCAGAACAAACAATAGGGACACAGTTGGCCTTCCCTATAAGGTTCATGGAGGCTAAAGTAACCAAACTGTGAGTATAAAGGTGCCGTGTGGGGGAGACATACGTGCGAATAGAAGTGTGGCATGTTCAAACGAGCAACCACTTCCTGTAgcttcaaaggaaaacaaatcatcatATCGCACAGGATGCTTGAGACCCACAAAACGAACTGTCCTGGGAGATTGGTTTGAATGTTCCAAAAACGAAATTCGTATCTAGAGTCAGTCAGCAGGAGATCGCTGTCATCATTATTGAGAGAACAATTCCTCTACTGCCACTTAGACCCAGCTGACTGGAGAGGTCAGCGTTCCATTTGTCGTCTTCTCGGCGGTGTGTGTATCATGTGATTCTCCGAAGCAACTTATTATAAACAGCTGTACTGGTCAGCACTGCCCCCTCTTCACTGATCTTTTGCTTTAATCATTCATTGTGGGTGCAGCAGGTGGATGTTCTGGTTCTGGGACTCTCTTGCAGTGACTGGCATTTCCTTGTGATACTGGGTCattattagaggtgttagcatcacatttacatacagcaaCATGTTTGGGGAGGAGGATAGCATCAAGCATCTGAGACACTAGAGCATGATGCGCAATTGGTTTGCCTGATGATGTAAGgaattctctgtgtttccaaatCGTGCCAAAATCATGTACTACACCAAATGCATATCTACTGTCAGTGTAGATGTTAACCCTTTTCCCCTGAGCCAATTTGCATGCTTCAATGAGAGCAgtgagctctgctgcctgtgcagaCAGGGAAGCAGGGAGTGGTCATGCAATCAATGTATCATGTGCtgtaaccacagagaaaccaactTGATTTGCTCCTGTGTCTGAATTGCGAGACGCTGATCCATCCACAAACAGTTCAAGGTCTGGATTCTGCAGTGGTGTTTCCTGTAAATCTGGTCTGGGGGAACAAACTTCGGTTATTGTTACTACACAATTATGTTGTTCACCATCTCCTTCTGTTGGAAGAAGAGTAGCTGGGTTAAGAACATTACATCTTTTCACAGTGATGTTAGGCATTTCCAACAGAATAGCATGATAACGGAGCCAGCGTGCAGCAGACAAATGAGATGTCTTTTGTTCCAACAAAATCATAGACACAGCATGTGGTACCAACAGGGTGAGTGGGGAGTACCCTACTAAATCCCTGGACGCCATTACAGCCTTCTCTGCCGCTGCTACAGCTCTGAGACAAGTAGGCAGGCCTGCAGCAACTAGATCAAGTTTTGCtcagaaaaatgcaacaggtctCTGTTTGCCCCCATGTTCCTGGAGGAGAACTGAAGTCATGTAGCCCCCCTTTTCGTCAACAGCCTGTGTGAAAGGTCGGTCAGGGTTGGGTAGCCCTAAAGTCGGAGTCGTTTGTAAGGTCAGTTTCAAGTCAGTGAAAGCTTTCTCCGCGTCATCAGTCCATGTCACTTTGCTATATGCTTGTAAGCCTTGCCCGTGTGCGATTGCGCTAAGGGGCGCCTCGAGGACAGCATAATTAGGAATAAATGATCTACAATAAGAACACATTCCCAGGAATGACATCACTTGTTTCTTTGTGACAGGTTTTGGAATATTTTGAATTGCTAATGCTCTCTTAGGGGAGAGGGATTTGCCCTCTGCTGTGATCACATGCCCTAAAAATGAAACTTGTTCTTTTACAAACTGCAATTTTTTCAGGCTTGCTTTGTGGCCTTGTGCATCTAAATGTTTTAAGAGAGCTACAGTATCTTTTTCACATTGTTCTTTAGTTGGTGCACAAATCATTAAATCGTCAACGTATTGCAAAAGTGCACTTCCTGGTGTTATCTCTAATGAGCTCAAGCTGTCTTTTAGTGCCTGGTTGTAAATGGTAGGTGATTCACAGTAGCCCTGACACAGGCGTGTGAATGTATAACTTTCTCTGTTGAACTCAAATGCAAACCAGTATTGACTGTCTTTATCAATTTGAACGCTAAAAAATGCATTTGCCAG
It encodes:
- the LOC128450623 gene encoding tripartite motif-containing protein 16-like protein yields the protein MEQQENQLDRERFSCLICVDLLKDPVTTGCGHSFCKSCIDNWDNGEERGSYSCPQCRQTFTPSPVLEKNTMLADLVEELKKTGLQAAPAERELGLRRQTIQQRVQDTEKDVKLLQQEEEALNGSADKAVEDSEEIFTEMIRLLEKRSSDVKQQIRSQQETEVSRVRELQERLEQEITELKRKDQELKQLSDTEDHNQFLHNYPSLSPLSGSTHSSSIRIRPLRYFEDVTAAVSQVRGRLQDILSETETEILQIVSQMDVLLPKPEPETRADFLRYSQDITLDPNTVHRRLLLSEENRKVTRMRKIQSYSDHPDRFNVWRQVLSRESLTGRCYWEVEVEVEVRGGVAVAVTYNNISRAGKSDECGFGYNDKSWSLYCDSYGYIFCHNNIDTPVSGRLSSRVGVYLDHSAGVLSFYRVSDTMTLLHRVQTTFTQPLYAGVGVYYPRDTAEFCKLK